The Megalobrama amblycephala isolate DHTTF-2021 linkage group LG18, ASM1881202v1, whole genome shotgun sequence genome segment agaatgtcactgctaaatacctCGAACTACTGTGGTATTCCACCATGTTTCTCACAGACACACCTCAACTCATAAACTCAAGGCTTAAAGAAAACCAGTTTCCCCATTGGAGTTTATGACTTTGTGGTGGCGTTCATTTGCATTCAACTCATAAATACAATCTTTCTGACATGACTTGAATACACCAAAAATCTACGGTTAGGGTGTAGtgtgcaaaatgtttttttttactatcaCTTACTGAATAATACTATCAGAGAGCACCAATCCTTCGAGACTGAGATTCTGTAGATGTCTGCAGTGTAACAGGATATCTTCAAGAACAGACGTCTCCACTGTGCAGTTTGATAAATCCAGATGTTGGATGCGAAGTGTCCTGTAATTCAAATagtacttaattaaaaaaaaaaaaataagacagCAGAAAATAACAGCAGAAATGCCACAACAGAACTGCGGCACTGTGAAACACACATTACTCACTCTGTACTTTTAAAACTGGGTTGACCAATGCAGGTGTGTGGACATCGCAGCCTCAACGCCCCAGCTGAGAGCACCTGCCCAAGCTCTGCATCTAACTGAGCTTTTCCAACCAGGTCCACGCTGTGCCACAGAGACTCGTCAAACCTGCAAATGCAGAGTTTtgactattattatttatatcacAGGTGATCAGTGGTCTTCCAAACTTCCAACATGGACTTTGTAAGAAAAGGGTATCAATAACTTACGCTAAACGATGCCAGCGCTTGCAGACCCGTGACGTCCTGAGGAGATCTTGCAGTGAGAGACGAGACAGGATTCCCAGCAAAAGCTCATCAGGTAGACTGTCCCAACACAAGCCTGCTGAGGGAGGAGCAAGAAAACAAATTAGGCCCTCTACCAATCATACAGCCATGTCACATCTTATAAGTAATTACAATTCAGTAAGTGGCCATCAAAATATTAGGGTATTGTCAGTAGTTTCCAGGGAACTAATAAAAAGTCTGCTCATGCAACTAATCAGATTTCTAATCAGATAAGCCTGTAaagccagaataaaaaaaaaaaaaaaaaaaaaaaaaaaaaaaggaaggacCATATAGTATACTGTGAGAGTATGGAGCTCACGTCCAAGGAGAGAAAACTGTccaaaatgagcaaaaatatgcaactTGGTGCAGTATAAAATGTAAGCTTGTGATGTACAACACTGAGATTTCTTTATATCAGACTACTTATATAAAATGCATACAAATATTAGGTATCACTCctgaaaatgtcaaatatttaaatgctcagttttatgatcaaagctttGTTGCTTTTAATTGTGGGtgaaaaatgtaatgcattGCAAATACAATGATGACTGAAAAATAAACATTGCTCAAAGGCCTGGTGTATTATACTTGATACTTGCAcattaacatgatttttttaataagaaaaaGTGTGGATAATCTAGTAAACCTGAGTTGCATCAGTTCAGTAAATGTTCACcctgaaatattaatataagtTAAGTTtactttataataaaaattatactaaaaggACATTTTTTCTTACTAAAAAGTATGAACCATCAATCAGAAGGCAAAATGCATGATGTAGATTTTGTACAACAGGTTGAGCAGTTTTGCTGATATTTTAGAGGCCTTATAAATtcatgtatcaaatatgatacagttaagctttatagggttaaaaaTTCTCAGTCACAAACCTGATGATTCTCTTCTTTTTCTGGGACGTCTGGCTAGAACAAATATGTTTTCCTCATTTTCTTTCCCTTTTGCAGAAGTCAGGAGCTTTTTGTGCGGGGGTGACCACTGCTGGATGAGCTCGTTTGGAGTGTTTTCAGTGTCTAGACCCCCGCTGCAGGAGGGCCGCTTTTTCCATTTAGTCCTCTGAGGCCTGCACAAGGATCCCTCCAAATTCTCACTCAGTTCTTGAAACGGCctatataaaaacaaagaaacattcAGCAAAACCACCATTTCTTGTTGTTAAAAGGATATATAGAGAGGTAGCAGCAGAAAAGCAATATGAAACCATATCCTCGAGCTCAAACCACTTAGATTGTAACTATTAGATAAGTTCAGCCTGTAACAATCTATAAAAAGTTCTCACTACACAATATGTACTATTTGAGAAAACACTGACAGCATTACACCAGTTTTGatagttttatactgtaaattccACGCTCACTTTACAAGTTCTGTGATGCCCGCCATTTGTCGCGAGCGCCTCTATACCAAAAATAGCCACCGCACTGGTTTGTcttatagaaaaacaaaaatatatatgaagCAATGAAACCACTAAATAGAAGTAAAGAACTTTCAGAACTTACATTTACTAATATAAATTCACTATTGGTGAAAAAGTCATCCTCGCGCGTCACAACACAACTAGTGTGGCGCGCGCCAACAGCACATTCgactaaaatgtataaaaagcgTCCTGTAAAACTATCCACCAGTGATCTAAAGCCATGTTTTAACAAGTTGTGTGCAGTGCTTCTTATAATACACCAAAACGTTATATAAGTAATGAAATACACCAAAGTGGAGGGAGAATCCAAAAAAGTAgtatacagaaacacacacaagtctctaaatttcataaaaatacgcgctatataaaatacaaatcatAATTTAggtttgctaaataaaataacatattacCTTTCGTTTGACATCCTGACTTTGTAGTATTACTAAAAGTAGTAACTTCTGCAAACTTTCAGTAGCAGCCAGGCTCCCCCGGTCCCTCGCGCAGGCTGGCGGCGCATTTAAACCTGACTCTGGACCGCCCGTCCTGCTGTGATGCCATTGGCTCCAATGTGGTCGCCGGAAGTGATGCATATTTACAGCGTAATGGAGGAATATTGACTTGCCGCCCTCTACTGTGGAGGACTAAACACCATCATACGTTTTTTTGCCATGCTGAGACCATGGTCGAGACATGCAAGATGAAGTTACTTTAATCCCAAAAGTACAAATGAAACTGATGTACACAATCACCCATTACAGGCACTAGAAACTTGTGGCTCTGCAGGTTTGCTTGGGTTCCCACAAAGATTTTCTAGCAACTGCTCATCTGTCCCAGGTCCCAACACAAGGCTTGAGGAAGGAGTAAGAAAACAAATTATGATCTCTACTGCTCATAAAGTCTGTTACAGCTTATAATAAGTGTTAGATAAAATAATTTGGAGATCAAGTATTTTGAGAAGATCTTTTCAGGTTGAGCGATCTAGCACAGAAAAGCAGGTATACCTGGGTACCAATGACTACTAGACAGACACATAAAGTGCAGTGGCACACGGTTTATTGTCCAGGGATACATTATATAATTAGAAAATAAGAAGTGAAACTAACAGTTCAGTAACTGAAGTACATAAAAGGACTATAAGTTCACTTATAACTATGACGTGAGGCCTGAATCCTTTTAGGGTGACCAGAGAAAGATCACATGATGGAAAGAGACAGGGCACAAGATGTTTCTAGAATCTCACAATAAGTAATTACAATTCAAGCtatttaataatgaaatttTACAGTGTGCTGACCTTTGGTGCAGTTGCGTGCAAAGAATCCTTGGTTCGAATCCAGGCTCGTAGAATTTTCTGGATCCTGTCTGTCTTCTCTCATCTATTTAGCTTCCTGTCAACATATTTAATAtcataataaattgcaaaaatgaacatttaaattGATGCTGGTTAATCTCCATCCACACACAGGATAGAATAAACATCTTTTAAGTTACTGCATCAACATTAAACGGGCTGAGTCTCACACTTCCCGGTGGCATTGTGGGCAGTGTTCTGACCTCTGGTGCAGTTATGTACAAAGAATCCTAGTTTCGAGTCCAGGCTTGtggtttttgacatttttttataatcaaaaagaattgttacatttttcaaaaagaattgctacatttttcaaaaagattTGCAACTTTCGCAAAAAGAATAgctactttaaaaaaagaatcactacattttcaaaaagaatCGCTACTTTTCCTATAAAGAATTGCTACTTTCTTCAAAAAGAATCACAACTTTTCAAAAAGAATTGCTATATTACCAAAAAGAATCgctacatttaaaaaagaatcGCTACTTTTCCCAAAAAAGAATagctacttttttttaaaagaatcgctactttaaaaaaaaaaaagaatcgcTACTTTTTCAAAAAGAATCGCTAGTTATTCAAATAATTGATACACTTCCCAAAAAGAAATGAATCGAttcatttcaaaaatgaatctTTTCGAAAATGAATCGATTCTTTTCTAAATGCATCTTTTCGGAAAAGAATCGATTATTTTCCAAATGAATCTTTCCGATAATGAATcaattattttagaaaatgaatcactacttttcaaaaatgaatcgctacttctttttttaaatgaatcgcTACTTTGTCCAAAattaatctgtatttttttcaaaatgaatcACTACTTTTCTATAATTCTTCTaagattctttaaaaaaaattaatcgctttttttaaatgaatccctacttttctttttgaaagaatcactacaatttaaaaaagaatCACTACATATGTAAAACACATCGATACATTCAACAACAGTCAATACATTTAAACAAAACGCATCGatacatttattcaaaaacaatCGATAGATTTAAAACACTCAATACATTCCAAAACAATCAATACATTTATTCAAAGCGCatcagtatttattaaaaaatattttatacatttattcaaaaacTATCATTTTAACAATCTATACATTTTTACGATCGTTTTGCAGAgatatgagatttcaatgacggtcggttttgttctgttacaagatttcaatgacagacGGTTTTATTTGGTTAAgggatttcaatgacggtcggttttgctgggttatgagatttcaacagtggtcggttttgttccgttacaagatttcaatgacagacGGTTTTATTTGGTTAAgggatttcaatgacagtcggttttgctgggttatgagatttcaaagatggtcggttttgttccgttacaagatttcaatggcGGACGGTTTTATTTGGTTATGGAATTTCAAAGACGGTTGGTTTTGCTGGGTTTTGAGATTTCtatgatggtcagttttgttcctctATGAgatttgaattaaaataaacgaACTGTTTTACTGAAGTTTATGAACTGGATTGCACAGATGCAGCGCACACACATTGAATCAGTCACATGTTCTTACTGCACGCTCTCACTTGCCAACGAGCACCTAATCTTCCTGGGCTGGTGTCCCCAGCGCTCGCTGATGACAGCCAGCATGTCTGGGAGCAGGCCAGCATATCCGAGCAAGGCATCCTTGTTCCCCATGACAGCAGACTGGGTGGTGTCTCCTCCATTACGCTCCCGTTGATGGGCGGCCAGCACCATGGCTGCGTACCCAATGTTTTTGGACAGTAACCATTTAAAGGTTTACCCCAGTACTGGCTGAACTGTAGGGCGCTTTCATTTGGCTGTTGTGCAATCACTTTTgtactttttattttctgtgCCATATTAGATGGAACAGAACTATTATTTGATGACTGTGAAAAgattatattgtttgtttgatgctaaataagaaatataaaataatttgtttagCCATTTTGCTTCCACATTTGTGATAAGGTGAGATGTATCACATACGTATgagttatatttttttaatagtagAACTTATACAGAAAAAGTCCAGCAACAAAAAAGACAAGCTTTTAATTGCAGATCAATGATGTgtgtttattgaaaataaataaacaaaatgtgttCCTAATATTGGTAAAGCAACTGTTTCTTGTGATGGTGTATTGTGTATGCACTTTTCATGTGTACACCAAggtttgaaaaaaacaaatcgGTCCATGTAAATAAAgtcaaatcaaaagaaaaagaccCCAAAATTATGTAATATTTGTTCACCATGTATAGTTATTGTACACACAATTACAgcaaattattaaattgtaaataaacCTCAATGTTAAATGTGTTCATTTAAGAAAGAAATATTCACTGAGATAAGaattaaaaaatagaaattattGCCATTTCACAAATAACATAAAcaaaatttataatttaatttatagaaATAATTTTTGGCTATTACCTATATGATTAaagtatatataaaacaatggaacatacaaataacaaatacaacaaaaaacagaaaatgtccGTGTTGGCTCACTTTGCTCTCCTCATCTCCTCCATCCATTGCCCTACAGTCTTTCCAGAGGCTCTAGCACAAAAGTGGACTCCGCGGAACTGGCTGTGACCAAACTCTTTTGTCTTTGGTTTGCCACACTTTTGACAAAGATACTGCTCGGAAAGCCGCTTCAGGGGTAACCCTCGCTGGGCTGCTTCTTCCTCTGCCTTCCTCCGCCGCCAAGCGGTGGTCCGAGGCACCTTTTGACTAGGGAGTCTGGTGGCAGCAGCTCTTTGCTCTGGGTCTGGTCGTAAGGTTGGGGAATCGGGAGGCTTGGGACCTCCAATCACTACTTTAATTACATCTCCATATTGAAGGGACTCTGGAACGTTGTGTGGCACAGGAAGTAGGAGCTCAGAAGCCATCATGTGGTCAATGTTTTGGTCCAAAACCAAGTGTTCTTGCCCCTGTTTCCTGGCATTGTACCTATTTACAGAAGAGATGATACAATAATTAATCTGTATGTATATACAATTGATCTACAACTCCAAATTAATAATCGTTAACACTTtgttttgatggtccacttttcCACTATCGGGCCGAATGGTTctatgtcaacttattctactaatcctaacagtctactaatactctaataaaGAGTTCACTGACATGTAGGTTCaacgttacttatagtcaacagaatgtctaaagggaaccatcgaaataaagtgtaacataATCATCATTTATTGACTCACCACTGGCACAATGTCTGCTGATTTATCTCAAGCAGCTGTAACTGTGTCTGGGTCGAGATGGCAGTGCTGTCCTGAACAATGTCCCTAATCATGTTGTAGTCCCTGAGGATGGCATCCCACCTGTTCTCCCTGACACCAGCGATGATCTGACCGGCGGGGTGAATGTGGCTGAGAGCGAGGCAAATGGCAGCGACAAGCCGGCTTACAATGAAGCACATTTGTGGAACAAATCAAAAAGGTATTTTTAAGGTAATTTCAGTAAAGATaaaaaatgtttgatgtttTAATTGTCTGGCACACATACCTCTTCAGGCCATCTATACACGGAGTCACAAAGTTATCGTTATGGCTGTTGTTAAAGTGTTGTTTGTTTTCGGGCTGTGTCGGGTGGACGACACCACGCTTGTCATGCTCTGATAGCTTATCCCACAGAGTGACAATCTCGTCCACCTTTCGCTGTGTGACAAATCCATGATTTCTAAGCTCAACTAAACTGTTGGCCAACTTAATAACACGGTCATACCCAGGAGCACCATCAGGCCCTATGCATTTTTCctcctgaggaaaaaaaaaggagcACAAAgggtagatttttttttaaataaaggcgATATAACTGGCAAACttgggttaaagggttagttcaaccaaaatttctgtcattaattactcacccttatgtcgttctaaactcataagaccttcatttatcgttggaacacaaattaagatatttttgataaaaaccaTGAGCTTTCTGGCCTCCGAAAGACTGCAACGTTATTAGCGTTTCCGGGTTCCATGTCAGAActccggctcattattggccagctcctgcgtcagcatcacacacatgtgTCGTGCTTCTCATGTGAACAgtgtcagccaatactgagccggtgttctgacgtaggaacccggaagcgctgcactgtttACTACATTAACAGTGTATTAGACTGACaggaaagagaagaaattgttgaatgaagtcgtTATTTGTGTTTGTTCTTACATTATCATCTTCCTGTGAGATGCCCTGAGGCATGAACTGGTCTGCAGCGTATGGCTCATCCTTTATGGGCCCAGAGGTAGAAGACACTATTGGATCCGGTTGGGATGTTGATAGGCCGATGGAAACTGATTGCGGAAGCACTGCCTGAACTTGAAGCGATTTGAGGCTGAACTCCAAGAACTCTGGGGATTTAAGGTCATTAAAACCTGAATCCTCATATTCCAGGTCAACCTCCAGCTGCTCATCACTTCCATCAGGTGCATCAGGGTCCATGATGCCGTCCACCTCCAACACTCTGTTGGTTTGAGAATACAGATACTCCACTCCTATGAGCTCACCTGTGCAAACAGTATGTCACTAGAGTGGTTCATTATTTAAgtaatcaaaaacaaaatggactaaataataatacagcATGGCAAacatacactacctttcaaaagttttgggccagtaagattttttaatgtttataaacGAAgcctttttaaaataactgttttcattttaatatattttaaaatgtaatttattctttttcagcatcattactccagtcttcagtgtcacatgattcttcagaaatcattctaatatgctgatttgctgctcaagaaacatttatttttattatcaatgttgaaaatagttgctgctgcttaatatttttgtggaaactgtgagaattttttttcgggagtctttgatgaatagaaagttcaaaagaacaggcattttatttgaaatggaaatctttataaatgtctttacttgcacttttaatcaatttaatgcagaatttctgaatgaaagtattaaaaagtattaaaaatcttactgatcccaaacttttgaatggtagtgtaacaTGCTTTTTTTGTCTGAAAGTAATAAAAATTCCCACCAGTTTCATTTCCAGCACATCTCAAATGATGTATTGTGCTGTGTAACAGCATTTATTGGTGGAAATAATGttggaataaatgacattttagaaTAAAAAGGCTGACTAAATTGACAGCTAGCATtttatgtatttcaaataaacacaataaaatactattttcacactttttgaataatatttttttctttgtgttcttaaaacattaaatatatatggcatggtaaaaaaaaaaaagtcatgaaTATATGCATATAGTACAAACATGCAATGCATTACCAGTGTACTCTCCTGGGCTACTGTGATCCTCAGCCAGTTTACAGCCTAGAAACTTCTGGCTCAGACAGTTTGCATAGTGCTGCAGCGGACTGCCTTCATCGACAGCAACAGATCGCGCCTTGTTCCACTGCACTACCCCTTCTAGCAGATAAACATGGAAGTACAAGTCATTTGTACTTGTacctaaaaaagaaaaaaagagaacttataaaaacatttgaagTTGAAACAATTCACAGAAATAACAAGTTATTTATGGGTTATGCAAACCTGGAATGAAGTGGTTCAGATACTGATGGAATGCTTCAAGGGATTCTACACCACGTGCACAGTGGTACAGAGGAAGAACTAACCCTCCTCTGGTAACCTCTCTAACCTTCCTGTAAAGCTGGATGCCTGGAGGGTCCTGGATACACCGAAGATGGCATTGTTGGGCTGGCCAGATCTCTTCCATCCTCTCCTGGTCCACCAGTTTGTTGCCCATGAAGTCTGTAGCTCCCATGAAGTCTTTCAACAGCTGTTCAATGAGCTGCTTGGTCACTTGAGCCTCACGTGTCCAATAGCGGCAGTGCCTTACCAACTCTTTGGCAGTGGGCTTCCCGATTGCTTTGGCATCTTGTCGCAGCTCCTGTTGCTTGGCTTCTTGCAGTCTTTTTAAATCTCCAGCATCCCACTCAAATATACAGGAGAAGAGCCGTCCCATGAAGGGGCCGTACAGCGGGTGGCTTTCTGAAGTGACGCCTGCTGCGAACCGCTGCATAAACTGCCATGCGTCCAGCCTGACAACCAGCTGGTCCCACTCGTGGAACATGGCTTCCATTTTGCTCTTGCCTGTTGTGGAACAACAGTCCTGGCTCACGTACAGAACCTGGGGAGGAGGTTCTCCGGCTCGCCGGTAACGTTCCATCAAGCCGGAGCACATGGGTAGCAGGCCCTCTCCCTCTGTTTGGGTTAGGACACACATTAGGACCTGCCCATTCTCATTTCCTATATTTGTGGCCCACACAGCTGAATTGTGTTTCTTAGTGACCTAAAGATGGATGAAAAGAACTGGTAAATGCTACAAGATGAATCTTAGTGTTATGTGGGTCAATGATGCTTATTTTTTATCTGGAtctgttcatttatttaaaaaaaaaaatacagttaaaaacaatTTATAAATACAATGATTTCAATGACCTCTTTTGATGATGGAATAAAATTAATTCTGATATTATGATAAAAATTTCAGGATGATACAACCTGCCCTGATATCATGATTAAGaaaacatttgaattaaattctttaaaaaataaaacattttattattatttttcagggaaaaaaaatattttattttgacaaaacttcttattaatatttgtgtgatccaacaaacatgcaaaaacaaaaaaaaaggaaataatatCATATAGAGGACCCCTGCAGACCCTCATGACTGAGTGTCAAGATCAACAAAGtcttaaaatatcagataattttatgtttttataacatggaaatataacttaaaatgctgtaaaatgtTATACAATGTTCCCCCAAAAAACATAGTGATATagataataattatttataaatgaatgaattaatagcTATTTACATTGATTGTTTATTCATAATGATTAAAATGTGTTTGCTCACATGTATTCAGGTGTATGTTAAATAGGTTATTCATACTTCGCTAATGAATACATCACATCACatgaaaattacattaaatttaattttgccTTGAAAATGATCTTCAAAACTATAAGAAACCAACATAAATACAAACAGTACATTACATGTAagccacatttttttaaattacattttctttaTCATGGATATTCTTATACACTACTTTATTCAtcaatattaagcagcaaaactgttttcacttttgataataataataaatgtttcctgagcaccaaattagcatattagcatgatttctgaaggatcatgtgacactgaagactggagtaatgatgctgaaattaagctttgccataacaggagtaaattacattttaaaataaaaaaacagttatttcaaattataatatgatgttataatattactgttttaactgtacttttgatcaaataaatgcagccttggtcagCATAACAgactttttaaaggtgccctagaatcaaaaattgaatttatctgggcatagttaaataacaagagttcagtacatggaaaagacatacattgagtctcaaactccattgtttcctccttcttatataaatcccatttgtttaaaagacctccggaaaacaggcgaatctcaacataacaccgactgttacgtaacagtcggggtgtacgcccccaatatttgcatatgccagcccattttcccaacattataaaaggcattagacaagggcagccagtaacgtctggatctgtgcacaggtgaatcaacagactaggtaagcaagcaagaacaatagcaaaaaatggcagatggagcaataataactgacatgatccatgatatcatgatatttttagtgatatttgtaaattgtctttctaaatgtttcgttagcatgttgctaatgtactgttaaatgtggttaaagttaccatcgtttcttactgtattcacggagacaagagccgtcgctattttcatttttaaacacttgcagtctgtaaaattcataaacacaacttcattctttataaatctctcgaacagtgtagcattagccgttagccacagagcatatagcctcaaactcatacagaataaaactttaacatccaaataaatactttactcacataattcgaagcatgcatacagcatgcatgacgaacatcttgtaaagatccatttgagggttatattagctgtgtgaactttgtaaatgcactgtaatgtagtcgagagctcgtgtggcagggagcacgcgatttaaa includes the following:
- the si:ch73-112l6.1 gene encoding uncharacterized protein si:ch73-112l6.1 isoform X1, whose amino-acid sequence is MAQQAGEKLPDPPEELLLPEGWKHTLPKELHLWVSKTLFIRDASGKLTLTEPLQLWWSPPGPQLLYAQPPPLPDPFFQSRLFLWMPSRMWAYRLVCTKPNCRRLGNYLRPCGLHNTVRRVLDMSGWYFIATEHLECSSCKKKMAGWSQDILDQLDLIHREKFPAVLTYRLSCDKELVRLMQRRTPGKSATEMYQHLCVRHKERWMAQAAEYLSVLNKFQDLSTVSVRVPQMRPVPSPSLLLAVYAKDVLTRLGEMKARVTSIYGSILKIASTEKVTKKHNSAVWATNIGNENGQVLMCVLTQTEGEGLLPMCSGLMERYRRAGEPPPQVLYVSQDCCSTTGKSKMEAMFHEWDQLVVRLDAWQFMQRFAAGVTSESHPLYGPFMGRLFSCIFEWDAGDLKRLQEAKQQELRQDAKAIGKPTAKELVRHCRYWTREAQVTKQLIEQLLKDFMGATDFMGNKLVDQERMEEIWPAQQCHLRCIQDPPGIQLYRKVREVTRGGLVLPLYHCARGVESLEAFHQYLNHFIPGTSTNDLYFHVYLLEGVVQWNKARSVAVDEGSPLQHYANCLSQKFLGCKLAEDHSSPGEYTGELIGVEYLYSQTNRVLEVDGIMDPDAPDGSDEQLEVDLEYEDSGFNDLKSPEFLEFSLKSLQVQAVLPQSVSIGLSTSQPDPIVSSTSGPIKDEPYAADQFMPQGISQEDDNEEKCIGPDGAPGYDRVIKLANSLVELRNHGFVTQRKVDEIVTLWDKLSEHDKRGVVHPTQPENKQHFNNSHNDNFVTPCIDGLKSRLVAAICLALSHIHPAGQIIAGVRENRWDAILRDYNMIRDIVQDSTAISTQTQLQLLEINQQTLCQWYNARKQGQEHLVLDQNIDHMMASELLLPVPHNVPESLQYGDVIKVVIGGPKPPDSPTLRPDPEQRAAATRLPSQKVPRTTAWRRRKAEEEAAQRGLPLKRLSEQYLCQKCGKPKTKEFGHSQFRGVHFCARASGKTVGQWMEEMRRAK
- the skp2 gene encoding S-phase kinase-associated protein 2 isoform X1 — encoded protein: MSNERPFQELSENLEGSLCRPQRTKWKKRPSCSGGLDTENTPNELIQQWSPPHKKLLTSAKGKENEENIFVLARRPRKRRESSAGLCWDSLPDELLLGILSRLSLQDLLRTSRVCKRWHRLAFDESLWHSVDLVGKAQLDAELGQVLSAGALRLRCPHTCIGQPSFKSTETLRIQHLDLSNCTVETSVLEDILLHCRHLQNLSLEGLVLSDSIIHSLAQNTEFVRLNLCGCSGFSPKSLAEMLKSCTRIEEMNVSWCDFNNLHVQAIANNIPSSVTQLNISGYRQNLTMEDVKAIVKRCPNLTNLDLSDSVLVTTDSFPVLQELSSLRHLGLSRCYQIHPASLIDFEKFLNLQTLEVFGLIQDSYLPILCKGLPHIQINTQPFSTVARPTSSSRKDRTLWGMHCRLVYKH
- the si:ch73-112l6.1 gene encoding uncharacterized protein si:ch73-112l6.1 isoform X2, which gives rise to MAQQAGEKLPDPPEELLLPEGWKHTLPKELHLWVSKTLFIRDASGKLTLTEPLQLWWSPPGPQLLYAQPPPLPDPFFQSRLFLWMPSRMWAYRLVCTKPNCRRLGNYLRPCGLHNTVRRVLDMSGWYFIATEHLECSSCKKKMAGWSQDILDQLDLIHREKFPAVLTYRLSCDKELVRLMQRRTPGKSATEMYQHLCVRHKERWMAQAAEYLSVLNKFQDLSTVSVRVPQMRPVPSPSLLLAVYAKDVLTRLGEMKARVTSIYGSILKIASTEKVTKKHNSAVWATNIGNENGQVLMCVLTQTEGEGLLPMCSGLMERYRRAGEPPPQVLYVSQDCCSTTGKSKMEAMFHEWDQLVVRLDAWQFMQRFAAGVTSESHPLYGPFMGRLFSCIFEWDAGDLKRLQEAKQQELRQDAKAIGKPTAKELVRHCRYWTREAQVTKQLIEQLLKDFMGATDFMGNKLVDQERMEEIWPAQQCHLRCIQDPPGIQLYRKVREVTRGGLVLPLYHCARGVESLEAFHQYLNHFIPGTSTNDLYFHVYLLEGVVQWNKARSVAVDEGSPLQHYANCLSQKFLGCKLAEDHSSPGEYTGELIGVEYLYSQTNRVLEVDGIMDPDAPDGSDEQLEVDLEYEDSGFNDLKSPEFLEFSLKSLQVQAVLPQSVSIGLSTSQPDPIVSSTSGPIKDEPYAADQFMPQGISQEDDNEEKCIGPDGAPGYDRVIKLANSLVELRNHGFVTQRKVDEIVTLWDKLSEHDKRGVVHPTQPENKQHFNNSHNDNFVTPCIDGLKSHIHPAGQIIAGVRENRWDAILRDYNMIRDIVQDSTAISTQTQLQLLEINQQTLCQWYNARKQGQEHLVLDQNIDHMMASELLLPVPHNVPESLQYGDVIKVVIGGPKPPDSPTLRPDPEQRAAATRLPSQKVPRTTAWRRRKAEEEAAQRGLPLKRLSEQYLCQKCGKPKTKEFGHSQFRGVHFCARASGKTVGQWMEEMRRAK
- the skp2 gene encoding S-phase kinase-associated protein 2 isoform X2; this translates as MSNERPFQELSENLEGSLCRPQRTKWKKRPSCSGGLDTENTPNELIQQWSPPHKKLLTSAKGKENEENIFVLARRPRKRRESSGLCWDSLPDELLLGILSRLSLQDLLRTSRVCKRWHRLAFDESLWHSVDLVGKAQLDAELGQVLSAGALRLRCPHTCIGQPSFKSTETLRIQHLDLSNCTVETSVLEDILLHCRHLQNLSLEGLVLSDSIIHSLAQNTEFVRLNLCGCSGFSPKSLAEMLKSCTRIEEMNVSWCDFNNLHVQAIANNIPSSVTQLNISGYRQNLTMEDVKAIVKRCPNLTNLDLSDSVLVTTDSFPVLQELSSLRHLGLSRCYQIHPASLIDFEKFLNLQTLEVFGLIQDSYLPILCKGLPHIQINTQPFSTVARPTSSSRKDRTLWGMHCRLVYKH